The following proteins are encoded in a genomic region of Liolophura sinensis isolate JHLJ2023 chromosome 7, CUHK_Ljap_v2, whole genome shotgun sequence:
- the LOC135470512 gene encoding ceramide kinase-like produces MTDGDGVMLQALFNTARNGSGREMTVTFDAGRICWETEESSVEGAVGHKPDSQRKDLGAIKGNVLIDDVLLAELDDVQDGEDNPTTVSFTIHYASHIHEKKEPRICTSNVRFFGTKENSKEWVDSIQNALSTKFPHRPKRLLAFINPISGKRNGVKIFEEKARPLLDKFITETDVIVTEKSGHIEEILESKDLEEYDGILSVGGDGTLAEVVNGLVRRSTPDLGLDENCEISLSPSPHPIGILPTGSGNIILHNANASRDVVTATLCIILGETLGKDVASVHSGKKLIRYTNLSTAVGFFVDWSRRAERSRWMGMGRLLWGGVYSLAKHSSIEVEIEYLPVDSSQSSERATEAEASSSSSELSNGWRKVSGQFVQCDSYVIDPAGHPVRKTYANGQMCLILVKPCSRTAHVKFLAKFFKQDSQAYDFEFVENIKVKAYKLQPIGNWKNNEGNHYLNVDGDIVCLPEASYSVRIHPELVRLFARKSEVFESKDAGPAQQLSSEN; encoded by the exons ATGACCGATGGAGACGGTGTTATGCTGCAGGCTCTTTTCAACACAGCCAGAAACGGGAGTGGCAGAGAAATGACAGTAACTTTTGACGCGGGCAGGATCTGCTGGGAGACTGAGGAGAGCAGTGTAGAGGGAGCTGTTGGGCACAAACCGGACTCCCAAAGGAAAG ATCTGGGCGCAATCAAAGGAAATGTATTGATAGACGATGTTCTTCTGGCAGAACTTGACGATGTGCAGGACGGGGAAGACAATCCCACTACAGTCTCGTTTACCATCCATTATGCGAGTCACATCCATGAGAAGAAAGAACCACGCATCTGTACTAGCAATGTCCGTTTTTTCGGGACGAAAGAAAACAGCAAAGAATGGGTGGACAGTATACAGAATGCGCTGTCCACAAAGT TTCCTCATCGACCAAAACGCTTGCTGGCTTTCATAAATCCCATCAGTGGCAAACGAAATGGAGTGAAGATCTTTGAAGAAAAAGCACGCCCTCTGTTGGACAAATTCATCACTGAGACAGACGTCATAG TCACAGAAAAATCTGGCCACATAGAAGAGATTTTGGAATCCAAAGATCTGGAAGAATACGATGG GATATTGTCCGTTGGTGGTGACGGTACATTGGCAGAGGTCGTGAATGGGCTCGTGCGGAGATCGACACCAGATCTCGGGCTGGACGAGAACTGTGAGATAAGCCTGTCCCCATCTCCTCACCCAATAGGGATCCTGCCAACAG GATCTGGGAACATCATTCTGCACAATGCCAACGCTAGCAGAGATGTTGTGACCGCCACACTGTGTATTATATTAG GAGAAACCCTTGGCAAAGATGTGGCCAGCGTTCATTCAGGAAAGAAGCTAATTCGCTACACAAATCTCTCGACAGCCGTCGGCTTCTTCGTGGACTGGAGTCGAAGAGCCGAGAGGAGCCGATGGATGGGCATGGGGAGACTACTCT GGGGCGGAGTGTACTCTTTGGCCAAACACTCTTCGATTGAAGTGGAAATAGAGTATTTACCGGTGGACAGTTCCCAGAGTAG TGAAAGAGCAACAGAGGCGGAAGCCAGCAGTTCGTCTTCAGAGTTAAGTAACG GCTGGCGTAAGGTCAGTGGTCAGTTTGTCCAGTGTGACAGCTATGTGATTGACCCTGCCGGACATCCAGTGCGAAAGACTTACGCTAACGGACAGATGTGTTTGATACTCGTCAAACCGTGCAGTAGGACAGCACATGTAAAGTTCCTGGCGAAATTCTTCAAGCAAGATTCACAAGCG tATGACTTTGAATTTGTAGAAAATATCAAAGTGAAAGCTTACAAACTACAACCAATCGGCAACTGGAAAAATAATGAGGGCAACCATTACCTGAATGTGGACGGTGACATAGTCTGTCTGCCGGAAGCGAGTTATAGCGTCAG GATACATCCAGAACTTGTTCGACTGTTTGCGAGAAAATCAGAGGTGTTTGAATCCAAGGATGCCGGACCTGCGCAACAGCTCTCATCTGAAAATTAA